TGTGTTTGTGTGCGAGATAACAAGTCACAGTATAAGATTAATAAGTGCAGCCGTTTACGCTCCCATTAGGTCATTATCATCACAGCACATTCtaaacaaggagaaaaaagaaatgcccTCTTTACCCTCCCTGAGGGAAGTACATGGAAAAAAGAGAATGAAAGGAAAATCTCCTTCATCTCGGTAGGCAACCCAAATCCTCACTGAAGCCGCAGccaaaaactaaattaaaaagaTTGGAGTGTTGTAGTTTAACAGCCGCAGCGCTGTGCTGAGAGGGGACTGCTCTGCCAATAGGAAGGATCCAAccaatttaaaacacacacacacacacacacgattccaGCTAAAATAGTAGCGGTGCAACATCAGATTATATAACTCGTTTCCTACTCCAAAATGATGatttgaaaaaaaatctatttactAATGTTACAACAGTTTTTGGGCAACATCTCTTTGTTCACTGCTATTTTTCCGTTGCACAAAGGTTTTTCTTATCTTAGCTTGTAACTGATCTATACATCAGTGGAAATGATTCCTTCCCCTTTATTAACCAGTGCAGGAACATACATTGACATCTTTTACTTAAAGTTTAAAAGAATTTAGTAAAATACTCCCACTTCAGTAAAAGCCCTGCATTCAGAATTGAACTTAAGTACGACAGAATGATCCCTGTCAGGGTATTAtaatcaaattattattattattgatgaaTTACTGTGTAGCtagtttaaattttttgggttgaTTTGGCTACTTAAATCTACACCAATGCATCAACTTATATAAGATAATCATATATCTATGCAGAATATTGATCATCAAAACAGTAACTATTTAGAAACACTCAAGAAAAATACcattgtgttattattttttgcgCTGGTTGCAACTTATAACTCCTTAATAAAGGCTCGTATTTCACAATGACACTGGGTTCATTCAGCTCAATTTACAAGTGCACAGAGTCGAGTACTATTTTCAGGGTGTCCCTGTGGGAAAGAGTGCAGGAAGGAGCTCATTCCTGGGGTCAGAGGTTAAAAGTGCCATTCATGGGCTCCACAGATCTATAGAGGCATTTAACACGTCCCAGACCCTGGAGTCTGTGTAGGGAAGTGAGACAAAACCGTTTGTTTCAGCTAATGGGATACTGGATCCACAACGAGCACCGGAAGCCCCTCCGCTGATGAAGTCGCGCACCGTAGCTGCAGCCTCGGAGAGCCAATCACACGGCATGAGCAAAGACCTGAGAATGGAGGCGCAAACAGCTGTGATTTAAGTGAGGGATGACGATCCTCTGCAGTGACACAACCTCATTTGGTCTCCTGGTGGCCTGCATACCTCAGCTTCCAGCAGGCAAAATACCCCCCAGGGATCCTAAAATACACGGCAGGAGGCTAGGCCTCGGCCGGCCAGCAgccggggagaggggagagaggaagggccAGGGGCAGCACTGCAAGCCTGGACAAGCGAGTCAGCGCCAGTCAGACTGACAACACAGCAGGAATGTTAACCTCCGACAAGCTTTTTCAGTGCGTCTGTCCACATGAAAAATCACAGTTCCCAAGCAGTGATCCCCAAACGTCAACAGGCTGAACGTTAAATCACTGTGCgggttgtgttgtttttagccATACTTCCTCCGATCACTTCTAAATGAGTAATGGGGATGATTTAGGATCCTTGTTCAGGCCATGAGGGTCATGGAGGCCATttgatgttcacatgttcaagATGTGACTGACACTCTCTGGCCACATGGAGTCACTGCACCAGACATGCTCACCAACAGGGGGCGCAGTTTGGTATTTATCGAGAGGAAAAGTCATACACGGCTCCCACTGCATGCACAGGACTCAAGAGTGTTATGCCAAAACAATTAATGGAAACTTTAGGAGTCTTTATACTTTCGTCTTTAATTCCTttcttgtgagtgtgtgcactattaaaaacagacactCTGAATGCGCTTACAGCCATTTTAATGAGAACAACATCGTACTTCATCATCAGCAACACAACGCACATCACCACCCGATGGACATTTTTGGACTAAACCACCAACACATTCAGATTCATAAACAACAAACAGGACTGATGACATGAGTGATGAACTAACATCTAATGGCACAAAGCTCTGAACCTCTTCAAGATGAATGTCTCCAAAACATGAAGGTGAGAAATTAAACTGATGCTTGGAATCGGTTTCGAAATTTGTATTAATACTACATTTTAGTAAATTGCTTATTTAGCATTCACAAGcattatataaacatttaatgaATGGCTCATGACACTATATTGCACTTTAAACAGGTAATTAACAATAATAtagtaaatataataacatgtcTTCATGGAAGTCAGAATTGTTACACGTAAAAATATCCTGATAGCAACAGTATAgtgttacaacacattttattaaCATTTATATTGTGCTTATAAATGCCAACTAGAGGCAGTTAAAGTCACGTTTTAGCACACAAGAAGTCAAAATATTTACAGATTCAATTAACTCAATATAGTGTTGAAACCGTGGCTAACATACATGAGATGCCGGACGGTTTATGAACTCTTTAAGATGTATGCTTGGGGAAAAGAATGTTCTATAAAAGATGATCTCTGGTGCGGACGCGTATTGAATGACTCGTAGGGTTTAAACGATTAAGGCTCAGCCTCCGCTCTCTGGCTATTAAGACTTATGTTGCTGCTCGCAAAAACAAGAAGCTCTTCACCTCGATTTATGTTcccggaaagaaaaaaaaaaaagaaaggcatacAGATGCTTCAAACTACATTTTTAACTCCCATCAGCTCGTTTAGAGGAGGATTTCTCAAAAGTGCAAATGTTTCCATCGTTTTGGTTCCGCTACGGATCTGCATCTCTGTGCCGATCTATGAGGCCTACGTAGTTACTTCTCTGTAAACACAGGAcggcgacgacgacgacgacgacgcgcTAAGAGTTCGAGATCGGAGACGGTCATCATCATCGAAGTCTGGGGAAGATTCTGATGAAGAGGATCATGCTGATGAAGCTGAAGGAGACCAGGATGAGCATCAGCCACAGCAACCAGTTGACGGACTTCTTGGTGTGCTGCTCCAGGCGCTCGGACTCCGTCTTCAGCTTGTCAAAGTTCATGTCTGCCTGACGCATGGACTGACTCAGAGTCTGGGAGGGAAAGGAACACATAACTGATGATGTAAACAAACAGATCGACGCTGAGCACTCGCACCTACAACTCGGCTCTCGTTTTCAGACACCATTAGAATGTTTTTCTATGGGAACAGAAGCAGACATTTATACACAAAAGTATCCCCGTCCAGTCACATGCCTCATCTTGGTGAGCGTGACGTATAAATTCGGGCGTGGTTACCACTTTTCAAACATTCTGACTTAACGATGATCCACGTAGGATCAAAACATAGTAATTCACACATGTTGGTGTGCACCCGTTAACTTTGTGCTTACTGATGCTGTTCTGAGATACTTGCAGTTAGTTGATGCGCACATAATTTAATTTCTtcaataattatttattataattaattatttattatttctcacACTGTCAGCCAGTCAAATAAGTGTAGAACAAAGTGTCAACATCAGTTCCTCATTGGCTGACTGACCACTGGCTCATCACACAGTGGGCGTTAACCATTCGTTGAATGTTACGACTACTCCCATAAACACAAATGTAATCCATGGCTCTGATGAACTTTGGTCTACAAATTAAATGTCAGCAAAAACAGACGCATTTCTGTATTAAACCTTTTTCTAAGTAATTATTTTGGCTGGTGCAAGGGTTACATCTTAGTAACCCTGACGTGGTCAACACCGTCTGAAGGAGCGCACCTGGTTGTCCTGTTTGATGATGTTCTGTGCGGCCAGCGTGTTGTTCTTCAGGTTCCGGGCCAGGTTGAGCATGTCATCGGCCAGCTTCTCCTGCAGGTTGTGCTGGTGGTGCAGGACGGCCTCCAGCTCGGCAGCAGACTGGCGCTCATCCAGAGGAAGACCTCTGCACAAGGCAAGACACCGGTTACATTTCACTGTCGGCACAGCCACTACTAAATGTGATGCAACCTCCAAGGTTGCCATCTTGTAAAAGCATGAAGCAACGAGGAGTGATTTACGATCAACAGATCTGGAAATAACTCAAAGCTTTTCAGAAGCTACCATTGTTTGTTGCAGtcttgaataaatacataaatacagttaattatttttcctgttttcctctttaaaattgtaatccgattgaaacatacacacaaaaaatgaaaatagtTGTTATTTGATCACTGTATACCATATTGTtcattatcaataaagtatatattaaaaataaaattcagtGTAATGGACTTTAGATCTTGGAGACGATGACATGTGCAGCTTTACCTCCTGTTTCGCAAGTCTGATTCCGATGTGCCtatggaaaggaaaggagaacgTCACCTTTCTAGAATATCACTCTCAAATCAGATGATTAGAAGTAGAATTGTTTAGTCTAGATACTTTGGAATCAGAAAAGATATTTCTTACCTTTGCCTGCCAGTCCCTGTCATGACACAAAAGaagactatttatttatttgactgaATGAAgtcttaaatatttgttttctcaCTCTAGTTTTTCTCTcaaaaattcaaatatttcaTTTGAAGGCGAAAATACAGTCCAGCCCAGGGGTGAAATGTCCAACTTTTAAATGGTAAACAAATTGCAAACGGAGTACCAGATGAAGGTGGAATACGTAGTGAGCAAAACAATGCGGACGTCATGCATCAGCTGTTATTTCCACAGTGTGTACATCTCAGGAGTGAACATATTATCTCCATTAATCAGGAGTCTACATCTCAACCTACCGTGCCGAGCAGCTCGTCCCTCATCTCTCCGGTACACCGGGCCTTCGTCTGCATGTGGACAGTTTTTGAGACAGGCATCCTCTCAGTGGCTATGGTGGGTGTTCGCCCAGGGGCGAGGAACTGGTTAGCCAGAGCCTTTTCCATTGGTGAAGACTGATGAGAACATCAGAGAGGTGAGATCAGAAAAAAAGTCTCAACAGGAAATGTACGTTTCATGTTTTCTCAAGTTTGTTAGNTAACAGATAAGTAAATACAGAGTATTTTAAAACACTCATAAATATCCAAGTGACCAACACACATTCAGCATAATCTGGAAGATGGCAATCATTTTCAAAATGCtgtttgtaaaatgttgtcACTGACCAGTTTCTCAGCCTGAAGAAGTCCTTTCAGAAAATCTACTTTTCTTGAATAGTCAGTCAGTATTTCTGCAGTtggtttgctttaaaaaaatcaaataaaaaaagttgttattTACAAGCGTTACACATTAGCAATGATAAAAGCAACATTAAGGTACACCAGAGAGATGATACCTCAGGCTTTTCCTCAGAGCCACCAGCATCTCCTCCAGGGCTCCAACATACTAGAGGACAGAACACACGGAAAGCAGTGATTGTACACAGGGGACATCCGTTTGGATGATTGTATAGTTTGAAACCGACAGACACTCAGCCAACACCGTACAGTACAATACAAAAGCCCTGCAATAAAACTAATAAGGTTATATGGTCAGTTTTTGTGGAACTGTTTTAGGGAGCACCTCCAAAATGTTAAAGTCAGGTTTAATCAACACCTCGCTGTCAGAGTTTCCACTAACCCGGAACACTATAACCTCCATAAAGAGAGCCCGTGTTGCAGGACTGTGGACCTCGTTCGTGTTAACGAACTGTGACAAACTGCAGACTTAAACCGGGATATGAGGTGGTGGTCGAAGCTCCGTGTGATATTAACGCGACCGTTAAGGTAACCGTGAACCAACGTATCAACTGAAATACCACAGAGATGTTCGCCAACAAGTCAACTGCAACACGAGCTCAATGTGTCCGGTGTGTAACGCGAGTCGGAGCGGTGCCGTCTCTCGCAGCCCGACAGCGGGCGACGTGGCGACGTGGCTCACCGACTCGGCGGCTCGCCGCTGCagcgcacaacaacaacaacaacagggacGCTGACTCCAACGTGAGCGGCTGAAGGTCAAAGCGGCCCGACACGAGGATCCGAGGGGTGACATCGTCTTACCTTTTCTAGCCTCCATTCGGTTTCCCCTCGTTTCTCAGAAGCTATAGATTCACAGCGGGACAATAAACGGATAAAATTGATTTCTAATCTTGAAGCCATGTTTGCAGCTGACGCAGCGTCGCAGCCTTATGACGTCACCAGCTCAGCGATGAGCGTCGCGGCGAAGCGTCCAACCGGTAAGGTCGATGGTCCAACCAGCAATGTTTACAACATATTACagacctgcaaacttgtcacctttcggcgaaattcgacgttttgaaatcaaaataggtctgTCTCTTATACACATCTAGATGTGTATAAGAGACAGGGCTAGAAAAGAACGAAATAACAAGAACAGTATTCATAATAAAGCTATAGCTTGTGTAAATATTAGGATATAGTATAGATTATTTACATTCAAGATTTACTTGGATTGTTACATCTAGCCAATTATACTAATAGTCAGAAttgcttaaaatatatatatattttacaatatatatatatatataatagttaaTTATTagttataatataattatatatattatatataatatataatgtgtgtaagTAAAGGCAGATACACAAGCCTATATGTAAGGGGAAGGCATAATTACACGTTGCATCTTACAATATAATAGTTGCACACACAATGCCACAAGATAAGCATAAGTGGGCGGGAAAGGGTTGTACATGTCCAGGAAATATACATCAATAAAACTAATAAAGGTACTATTGGATAATGTGNNNNNNNNNNNNNNNNNNNNNNNNNNNNNNNNNNNNNNNNNNNNNNNNNNNNNNNNNNNNNNNNNNNNNNNNNNNNNNNNNNNNNNNNNNNNNNNNNNNNNNNNNNNNNNNNNNNNNNNNNNNNNNNNNNNNNNNNNNNNNNNNNNNNNNNNNNNNNNNNNNNNNNNNNNNNNNNNNNNNNNNNNNNNNNNNNNNNNNNNNNNNNNNNNNNNNNNNNNNNNNNNNNNNNNNNNNNNNNNNNNNNNNNNNNNNNNNNNNNNNNNNNNNNNNNNNNNNNNNNNNNNNNNNNNNNNNNNNNNNNNNNNNNNNNNNNNNNNNNNNNNNNNNNNNNNNNNNNNNNNNNNNNNNNNNNNNNNNNNNNNNNNNNNNNNNNN
This Pseudoliparis swirei isolate HS2019 ecotype Mariana Trench unplaced genomic scaffold, NWPU_hadal_v1 hadal_170, whole genome shotgun sequence DNA region includes the following protein-coding sequences:
- the use1 gene encoding vesicle transport protein USE1 isoform X1; the protein is MASRLEINFIRLLSRCESIASEKRGETEWRLEKYVGALEEMLVALRKSLSKPTAEILTDYSRKVDFLKGLLQAEKLSSPMEKALANQFLAPGRTPTIATERMPVSKTVHMQTKARCTGEMRDELLGTGLAGKGTSESDLRNRRGLPLDERQSAAELEAVLHHQHNLQEKLADDMLNLARNLKNNTLAAQNIIKQDNQTLSQSMRQADMNFDKLKTESERLEQHTKKSVNWLLWLMLILVSFSFISMILFIRIFPRLR
- the use1 gene encoding vesicle transport protein USE1 isoform X2 → MLVALRKSLSKPTAEILTDYSRKVDFLKGLLQAEKLSSPMEKALANQFLAPGRTPTIATERMPVSKTVHMQTKARCTGEMRDELLGTGLAGKGTSESDLRNRRGLPLDERQSAAELEAVLHHQHNLQEKLADDMLNLARNLKNNTLAAQNIIKQDNQTLSQSMRQADMNFDKLKTESERLEQHTKKSVNWLLWLMLILVSFSFISMILFIRIFPRLR